Proteins encoded together in one Musa acuminata AAA Group cultivar baxijiao chromosome BXJ3-6, Cavendish_Baxijiao_AAA, whole genome shotgun sequence window:
- the LOC135641489 gene encoding uncharacterized protein LOC135641489, which yields MNRTILEGLKRRISSAHGAWVDELPNVLWAMQTTPKTTSGKSPFSLVFGTEAALPPKMVFLTLRTSNYEQGDSEKGLQANLDLLEERRAKAHLRTLAYKKATARVYNRKVRPRLIKVRDLVL from the coding sequence ATGAATCGGACAATTCTGGAAGGCCTCAAGAGGAGAATCTCAAGCGCACATGGTGCTTGGGTGGACGAGCTTCCCAACGTCCTATGGGCGATGCAGACGACTCCCAAAACCACCTCGGGGAAGTCCCCGTTCAGCCTAGTGTTTGGAACTGAGGCGGCCCTTCCACCCAAGATGGTATTCCTGACCCTACGCACCTCCAATTACGAGCAAGGGGACTCCGAGAAGGGACTCCAAGCAAACCTGGATCTCCTTGAGGAAAGGAGAGCCAAGGCACATCTACGTACCCTAGCATACAAGAAGGCGACAGCTCGGGTATATAACCGTAAAGTTCGTCCGCGGCTGATCAAGGTCAGGGACCTTGTCCTCTGA